In one window of Nodosilinea sp. PGN35 DNA:
- a CDS encoding FKBP-type peptidyl-prolyl cis-trans isomerase, protein MREILISLGVLAACCAVLLVAQFTSPQPEAMASNLGSAQAAEAAVALTEPVTQLAQTAADLVPANENASPMMPEETTVTTDSGLQYVDVVEGTGAMPQPGQRVTVHYTGTLEDGTKFDSSRDRGRPFTFQIGVGQVIKGWDEGVGTMRVGGQRKLVIPSELGYGSRGAGGVIPPNATLLFDVELLRIG, encoded by the coding sequence GTGCGAGAAATTTTGATTAGTCTGGGGGTCTTAGCGGCCTGCTGCGCCGTGCTGCTGGTGGCTCAGTTTACCAGCCCCCAACCCGAGGCTATGGCCTCAAACCTGGGTAGCGCCCAGGCTGCCGAAGCGGCTGTGGCCCTGACCGAGCCCGTCACCCAGCTGGCCCAGACCGCCGCCGACCTAGTTCCTGCCAATGAGAATGCCTCGCCCATGATGCCTGAAGAAACGACCGTAACCACTGACTCTGGCCTACAGTACGTCGATGTTGTCGAAGGCACCGGGGCCATGCCCCAGCCCGGACAGCGGGTTACGGTGCACTACACCGGCACCCTCGAAGACGGCACCAAGTTCGACAGTTCCCGCGATCGCGGTCGCCCCTTTACCTTCCAAATTGGGGTTGGCCAGGTGATCAAAGGCTGGGACGAAGGGGTTGGCACCATGCGGGTAGGCGGCCAGCGCAAGCTGGTGATTCCCTCGGAGCTGGGCTACGGCAGCCGGGGCGCTGGGGGAGTGATTCCGCCCAACGCCACCCTGTTGTTCGATGTAGAACTGCTGCGCATCGGCTAG
- a CDS encoding response regulator transcription factor, whose protein sequence is MQKKSPDLSPLSHGQERVLVIDDEDLIRETVALALTEQGYQVTTADSGHRALELMFPAAGEGQARLEVDLAIVDLMLPGVNGLDICRLMRHHNLDMPILILSAKGAEMDRVVGLEVGADDYLPKPFGMRELIARCRALLRRHQWAAAQPDNAVLTYRDIVLHATEFRVLVAGQEVNLSPKEFRILELFMQSPNRVWSREELIQAVWGADFVGDRKTVDVHIRWLREKIEHDPAHPQYVTTLRGFGYRFG, encoded by the coding sequence GTGCAAAAAAAATCCCCCGATCTGTCGCCGTTGTCCCACGGGCAAGAGCGCGTTTTAGTCATCGATGACGAAGACTTGATTCGTGAAACCGTGGCTCTGGCGCTGACTGAGCAGGGCTACCAGGTGACCACCGCCGACTCGGGCCATCGCGCTCTGGAGCTGATGTTTCCGGCGGCGGGGGAGGGGCAGGCCAGACTGGAGGTTGACCTCGCCATTGTCGATCTGATGCTGCCTGGAGTGAACGGGCTCGACATCTGCCGCCTGATGCGCCACCACAATCTAGATATGCCTATTTTGATTTTGAGTGCCAAGGGGGCTGAAATGGATCGGGTGGTGGGTCTGGAGGTGGGGGCCGACGACTACCTGCCCAAGCCCTTTGGCATGCGCGAACTGATTGCCCGCTGTCGGGCTCTGCTGCGGCGGCACCAGTGGGCGGCGGCCCAGCCCGACAACGCCGTTTTGACCTATCGAGATATCGTGCTCCACGCCACGGAGTTTAGGGTGCTGGTGGCGGGGCAAGAGGTCAATCTTTCCCCCAAGGAGTTTCGCATTCTGGAGTTGTTTATGCAGAGCCCCAACCGGGTCTGGTCGCGGGAGGAGCTGATTCAGGCGGTGTGGGGGGCAGATTTTGTGGGCGATCGCAAAACCGTAGATGTGCACATTCGCTGGCTGCGCGAGAAAATTGAGCACGACCCGGCTCATCCGCAGTACGTCACGACTTTGCGGGGGTTTGGCTATCGGTTTGGGTGA
- a CDS encoding GAF domain-containing sensor histidine kinase, with protein sequence MSVSVFPVVPVGEAALPQLTWPCCPLQGLSWGDRQQRRSQAIAALNLGLHDSVPAWEEAVQMAVRFLGVPLAVVTLADSHTEYLRAAYGLSALGLGNPLSQQRQLPLDQGLGVYVLDSEQPLTVADTTTNPVLAQSDLVATYGIRAYGGVPLTTSQGTCIGTLAVMDVQPRPFTAQDLGFLAMAARWGMSEYERQIADQTPPPALPLEALADRVRLTLTSQLIQDLRSPLTTVLGMTTMLSREIYGPLTPKQREYTDIVHRSSQTLMSLVEELVDLSPREAERSDLTPTTLDIGVLGQQVLATLAPLAEAKAQTLNLTVEPGQSHWILDQRVVKQILYHLVFSIMQVAGDNGVLRIHACRRGSALALALWLSNPWLGEGLPPEIIALLRMPTAAGQASHSLLGILLSQHLVQRHGGQISVQGSADSDCRLMVLLPGLDATTARSETGSLHPEVEAPCQR encoded by the coding sequence ATGAGCGTTTCTGTGTTTCCGGTGGTGCCAGTGGGTGAAGCGGCCCTGCCTCAGCTGACCTGGCCCTGTTGCCCGCTACAGGGGCTCTCCTGGGGCGATCGCCAGCAGCGGCGCAGCCAGGCGATCGCCGCCCTAAACCTGGGCCTGCACGACAGCGTACCCGCCTGGGAAGAAGCCGTACAGATGGCGGTTCGCTTTCTTGGGGTGCCCCTGGCTGTGGTCACCCTGGCCGACAGCCACACCGAATACCTGCGCGCGGCCTACGGGCTGTCGGCCCTGGGGCTGGGCAACCCGCTGTCACAGCAGCGCCAGCTGCCCCTCGACCAGGGCCTGGGGGTTTACGTACTCGATAGCGAGCAGCCCCTCACCGTAGCCGACACCACCACAAACCCTGTGCTAGCCCAGAGCGATCTGGTCGCCACCTACGGCATTCGGGCCTACGGCGGGGTACCGCTGACGACCAGTCAAGGTACCTGCATCGGCACGCTGGCGGTTATGGACGTCCAGCCCAGGCCCTTCACCGCCCAAGATTTGGGGTTTCTTGCCATGGCGGCGCGGTGGGGCATGAGCGAGTACGAACGCCAGATTGCCGACCAGACCCCGCCGCCCGCCCTGCCCCTAGAGGCCCTGGCCGATCGGGTGCGCCTGACCCTGACCAGTCAGCTCATTCAGGATTTGCGCAGCCCCCTGACCACGGTGCTGGGCATGACCACCATGCTCAGTCGAGAAATCTACGGCCCCCTCACCCCCAAACAGCGGGAGTACACCGACATTGTGCACCGCAGTAGTCAAACTCTGATGAGCCTGGTCGAAGAGCTGGTTGACCTGAGCCCCAGGGAGGCCGAACGCTCCGATCTGACGCCTACCACCCTGGATATCGGCGTTCTGGGCCAGCAGGTGCTGGCCACCCTGGCTCCCCTGGCCGAAGCCAAGGCCCAAACCCTCAACCTGACCGTCGAACCGGGGCAAAGCCACTGGATTTTAGACCAGCGCGTGGTCAAGCAGATTCTGTATCACTTAGTCTTCAGCATCATGCAGGTGGCCGGAGACAACGGCGTTCTACGCATTCACGCCTGCCGTCGAGGCTCGGCCCTGGCCCTGGCCCTGTGGCTGTCTAACCCCTGGCTGGGGGAAGGGTTGCCGCCGGAGATCATCGCGCTCCTGCGGATGCCTACCGCCGCTGGCCAGGCATCTCATTCCCTGCTCGGCATCCTGCTGAGCCAGCACCTGGTACAGCGCCACGGGGGCCAGATTTCAGTGCAGGGCAGTGCCGACAGTGACTGTCGGTTGATGGTGCTGCTGCCCGGTTTAGATGCCACCACGGCCCGCTCAGAAACGGGCTCCCTGCACCCCGAAGTGGAGGCCCCCTGCCAGCGCTAG
- the obgE gene encoding GTPase ObgE: protein MQFIDQAEVDVIAGDGGDGIVAFRREKYVPAGGPAGGNGGPGGSVYLRATQQLQTLLDFRYAHRFKADNGQRGGPKNMTGAAGVDLYLDVPCGTAVYDAATDELLGDLVTADQVLCVAQGGKGGLGNRHFLSNRNRAPEHALPGLPGEERRLRLELKLLAEVGIVGLPNAGKSTLIAALSAARPKIADYPFTTLIPNLGVVRRPSGDGTVFADIPGLIEGAHQGLGLGHEFLRHIERTRLLLHLVDATAEQPVANFHTIQTELGAYGRDLSDRPQVLALNKIDALPADALAELIQQFETLVPGPVYAISAVAGTGLEPMLQQIWALLDRAAAGAIAAAASPAE from the coding sequence ATGCAGTTTATTGACCAGGCTGAGGTTGACGTTATCGCCGGGGACGGCGGCGACGGCATTGTCGCCTTTCGGCGCGAAAAGTACGTGCCGGCGGGGGGGCCAGCCGGGGGCAATGGCGGCCCCGGCGGCTCGGTCTACCTGCGGGCTACCCAGCAGCTGCAAACCCTGCTCGACTTTCGCTATGCCCACCGATTTAAGGCCGACAACGGCCAGCGGGGCGGCCCCAAAAACATGACCGGTGCCGCCGGAGTCGATCTGTACCTCGATGTTCCCTGCGGCACCGCCGTCTACGATGCCGCCACCGACGAACTGCTGGGGGATTTGGTGACAGCGGATCAGGTGCTCTGTGTGGCCCAGGGCGGCAAGGGGGGGCTGGGCAACCGCCACTTTCTCAGCAATCGCAACCGCGCCCCAGAGCACGCCCTGCCCGGCCTGCCCGGGGAAGAGCGGCGGCTGCGGCTGGAGCTGAAGCTGCTGGCTGAGGTGGGCATTGTCGGGCTACCCAATGCCGGTAAATCGACCCTGATTGCCGCTCTGTCGGCGGCGCGGCCCAAAATTGCCGACTATCCCTTTACGACCCTGATTCCCAACCTGGGGGTGGTGCGCCGCCCCAGCGGTGACGGCACAGTGTTTGCCGACATCCCTGGGCTCATCGAAGGGGCGCACCAGGGGCTGGGGCTGGGCCACGAATTTTTGCGCCACATTGAGCGCACCCGCCTGCTGCTGCACCTGGTAGATGCCACCGCCGAGCAGCCCGTCGCCAACTTCCACACTATCCAAACCGAGCTCGGGGCCTACGGCCGCGATCTGAGCGATCGCCCCCAGGTGCTGGCCCTCAACAAGATCGATGCCCTCCCCGCCGATGCCCTGGCGGAGCTGATCCAACAGTTTGAGACGCTGGTGCCGGGGCCGGTGTACGCCATTTCGGCAGTGGCCGGTACCGGGCTCGAACCCATGCTCCAGCAGATCTGGGCACTGCTCGATCGGGCCGCCGCCGGGGCGATCGCGGCGGCGGCGAGCCCTGCTGAGTGA
- a CDS encoding DUF4168 domain-containing protein — MAAAIASLTVLASGAGVSIPTATGSMPLGAAWAQDSSVSADEVMGYAASVLQMDAPRNEAFSQIKTLLTGTSHDISSIDMSCTGTANLNQLPRSLRSDVRTIIVNYCNQASTIVQSNGLTVRRFNTITAAHPQNPALAEQIRAAMVQLQQQSANGAE; from the coding sequence GTGGCCGCGGCGATCGCCAGCCTTACGGTGCTAGCCAGTGGCGCAGGCGTTTCTATACCCACCGCTACCGGCAGCATGCCTCTGGGGGCCGCCTGGGCCCAAGACAGCAGCGTTTCGGCGGACGAAGTGATGGGCTACGCCGCCTCCGTGCTCCAGATGGATGCGCCCCGCAACGAAGCCTTCAGCCAAATCAAAACCCTGCTGACGGGCACCAGCCACGACATCAGCAGCATCGACATGTCGTGCACGGGCACCGCCAACCTCAACCAGCTGCCCCGCAGCCTGCGCAGTGACGTCCGCACTATCATCGTCAACTACTGCAACCAGGCCAGCACTATTGTGCAGTCCAACGGGCTGACGGTGCGGCGATTCAACACCATCACCGCCGCCCATCCCCAAAACCCGGCCCTGGCGGAGCAAATTCGCGCCGCCATGGTGCAGCTTCAGCAGCAGTCCGCCAATGGCGCTGAATAA